Proteins from a single region of Aquipuribacter sp. SD81:
- a CDS encoding MFS transporter: MPRDDQQDASTEQPVPNPWRALAVTLLAGFIVLLDVTIVAVALPSLQSDLDTGAPQVQWVVSGYTLTFALVLVTGGRLGDAWGRRRMFVVGLAGFVACSALAGLAPSIWWLVAARLLQGVAGGALTPQNAGLIQQLFAREERGRAFGWLGGTIGLATALGPVLGGGILALAPGEDGWRWIFFVNVPVGLVALVLALRLLPRDEPRGRLRLDVVGTLLLGLATFAALLPLVTAEAGGLRRFWWLFAVAAALGALFVRWEHRVVARGGAPLLDPRLVTRTPGYAAGVALISVYFVGFSGVFLVLAIFFQTGLGWTPLQSGLAVTPFSIGSAVAAVVAGRLVGRLGRRLTVLGLAGVAAGFALTAVALALAPSAVAAFWAAPALLLAGVAGGCVISPNTTMTLSDVPPGSASVASGTLQTGQRVGAAIGTALLPALFYVVLADADPRRAVAAALGGSVLVVLVALGVAVLDRRAEARRQTRRPEEAVRTGR; this comes from the coding sequence GTGCCCAGGGACGACCAGCAGGACGCCTCGACCGAGCAGCCCGTCCCGAACCCCTGGCGGGCCCTCGCGGTCACCCTGCTCGCCGGGTTCATCGTGCTGCTCGACGTCACGATCGTCGCGGTCGCGCTGCCGTCGCTGCAGTCCGACCTCGACACCGGCGCCCCCCAGGTGCAGTGGGTCGTGTCCGGCTACACGCTCACCTTCGCCCTCGTCCTCGTGACGGGCGGGCGGCTCGGCGACGCGTGGGGCCGGCGCCGCATGTTCGTGGTGGGGCTCGCCGGCTTCGTCGCGTGCAGCGCGCTCGCGGGCCTCGCCCCTTCGATCTGGTGGCTCGTCGCGGCGCGGCTGCTGCAGGGCGTGGCCGGCGGGGCGCTCACGCCGCAGAACGCGGGGCTCATCCAGCAGCTCTTCGCCCGCGAGGAGCGCGGGCGCGCCTTCGGCTGGCTCGGCGGGACCATCGGGCTCGCGACGGCCCTCGGCCCCGTTCTCGGCGGCGGCATCCTCGCCCTCGCCCCCGGGGAGGACGGCTGGCGGTGGATCTTCTTCGTCAACGTCCCCGTCGGACTCGTCGCCCTCGTGCTCGCGCTGCGGCTGCTGCCGCGCGACGAGCCGCGCGGCCGGCTCCGGCTCGACGTCGTCGGGACGCTGCTGCTCGGCCTCGCGACCTTCGCCGCGCTTCTCCCGCTCGTGACGGCCGAGGCGGGCGGCCTGCGGCGGTTCTGGTGGCTGTTCGCCGTCGCCGCCGCGCTCGGGGCGCTCTTCGTCCGCTGGGAGCACCGCGTGGTCGCGCGGGGCGGCGCGCCGCTGCTCGACCCGCGCCTGGTCACCCGCACGCCCGGCTACGCCGCGGGCGTCGCGCTCATCAGCGTGTACTTCGTCGGGTTCTCCGGCGTCTTCCTCGTCCTCGCGATCTTCTTCCAGACCGGGCTCGGCTGGACGCCGCTGCAGTCCGGCCTCGCCGTCACGCCGTTCTCGATCGGCTCCGCCGTCGCCGCCGTGGTGGCCGGACGGCTGGTGGGCCGGCTCGGGCGCCGGCTGACGGTGCTCGGGCTCGCGGGCGTCGCCGCCGGCTTCGCGCTCACGGCGGTCGCGCTCGCCCTCGCGCCGTCCGCGGTCGCGGCCTTCTGGGCGGCGCCCGCGCTGCTGCTCGCCGGGGTCGCCGGCGGGTGCGTGATCTCCCCCAACACGACGATGACGCTGTCCGACGTGCCGCCGGGGTCCGCGAGCGTCGCGAGCGGCACGCTGCAGACCGGCCAGCGGGTGGGCGCGGCCATCGGCACCGCGCTCCTGCCGGCCCTGTTCTACGTCGTGCTCGCCGACGCCGACCCGCGCCGCGCGGTCGCCGCCGCGCTCGGCGGCTCGGTCCTCGTCGTGCTCGTCGCCCTGGGTGTCGCCGTCCTCGACCGCCGCGCCGAGGCGCGCCGGCAGACCCGTCGCCCCGAGGAGGCGGTCAGGACCGGCAGGTGA
- a CDS encoding DUF2975 domain-containing protein: MLLARRAVAPLRVLLVVAFVALVVAQVHTLPDQLARLAEANPDLAYLRAPVLVVSVLHVVCLQVVVVCTWRLLTMVEQDRIFTEASSRWLDAIVAAVVVAELLLLGEVAHLLLAFGLTGLSFLLGLMAVAGAVLALLLLVVRALLLQATALRTDLDGVI, translated from the coding sequence ATGCTGCTGGCCAGGCGCGCGGTCGCGCCGCTCCGGGTCCTGCTCGTGGTCGCCTTCGTCGCGCTCGTCGTCGCGCAGGTGCACACGCTGCCGGACCAGCTCGCCCGGCTCGCCGAGGCCAACCCCGACCTCGCCTACCTGCGGGCACCGGTGCTCGTGGTCTCGGTGCTGCACGTCGTGTGCCTGCAGGTCGTCGTGGTGTGCACGTGGCGGCTGCTCACGATGGTCGAGCAGGACCGCATCTTCACCGAGGCCTCCTCCCGCTGGCTCGACGCGATCGTCGCGGCCGTCGTCGTGGCGGAGCTGCTGCTGCTCGGCGAGGTCGCGCACCTGCTGCTCGCCTTCGGCCTCACCGGCCTGTCGTTCCTGCTCGGCCTCATGGCCGTCGCGGGGGCCGTGCTCGCCCTGCTGCTGCTCGTGGTGCGGGCGCTGCTGCTGCAGGCGACCGCGCTGCGCACCGACCTGGACGGGGTGATCTGA
- a CDS encoding helix-turn-helix domain-containing protein encodes MPIVVRIDVELARRKMKVGDFADAVGLTPANVAVLKNGRAKAIRFSTLEAMCRVLRCQPGDLLEYVADDDAADAAGSAGALRLEAGEER; translated from the coding sequence GTGCCCATCGTGGTGCGTATCGACGTCGAGCTCGCGCGCCGCAAGATGAAGGTCGGCGACTTCGCCGACGCGGTCGGCCTCACCCCCGCCAACGTCGCCGTGCTCAAGAACGGCCGGGCCAAGGCGATCCGGTTCAGCACGCTCGAGGCGATGTGCCGCGTGCTGCGGTGCCAGCCCGGCGACCTGCTCGAGTACGTCGCCGACGACGACGCAGCCGACGCGGCCGGGTCGGCCGGGGCGCTGCGCCTCGAGGCGGGGGAGGAGCGGTGA
- a CDS encoding NAD(P)/FAD-dependent oxidoreductase, with translation MSTTCDVLVVGAGLAGLRVATRLAANGHEVVLVDRRHDLAAAVRTTGIFVRRTLVDFDLPEEHLGPPIRRVVLYPPSLRRPVDLASDVDEFRVGDMGPLYVASQAAAERAGVRVLLGARLDGLLRTPAGVVVRLEGPDGAGHVWCRFVVGADGARSRVARELGLDRNTHLLVGAEEVFGVAPQDREPTFHCVVDPRLAPGYLAWVVDDGRHAHVGTAGYAHRFASPLRRVVQDVHEVARSVGVRRPADVGVEQRGGPIPVGGLLRRIASPAGLLVGDAAGAVSPLTAGGLDPCLRLSDHAADVLTDALRTGRSDALRHYDGAALRARFRGRLLLRDGLARVRGSRQAEAAFAALRTGPGRALARRVLFGDGSFPDPRPVPVPVGAVRR, from the coding sequence GTGAGCACCACGTGCGACGTCCTCGTGGTCGGGGCGGGTCTGGCCGGTCTGCGGGTCGCGACCCGGCTCGCCGCCAACGGGCACGAGGTCGTGCTCGTCGACCGCCGCCACGACCTGGCCGCGGCCGTTCGCACGACGGGCATCTTCGTCCGCCGGACGCTCGTCGACTTCGACCTGCCGGAGGAGCACCTCGGCCCGCCCATCCGACGGGTCGTGCTGTACCCGCCGAGCCTGCGCCGCCCGGTGGACCTCGCGAGCGACGTCGACGAGTTCCGCGTCGGCGACATGGGTCCGCTCTACGTCGCCTCGCAGGCCGCCGCCGAGCGTGCCGGGGTGCGGGTGCTGCTCGGCGCCCGTCTGGACGGGCTGCTGCGGACGCCGGCCGGCGTCGTGGTCCGGCTGGAGGGCCCGGACGGTGCGGGCCACGTGTGGTGCCGGTTCGTGGTCGGGGCCGACGGCGCGCGGTCCCGCGTGGCCCGTGAGCTCGGCCTCGACCGCAACACGCACCTGCTCGTCGGCGCGGAGGAGGTGTTCGGTGTCGCGCCGCAGGACCGGGAGCCGACCTTCCACTGCGTCGTCGACCCGCGGCTCGCGCCGGGCTACCTCGCGTGGGTCGTGGACGACGGCCGGCACGCCCACGTGGGCACCGCGGGCTACGCGCACCGCTTCGCCTCGCCGCTGCGACGGGTCGTGCAGGACGTGCACGAGGTGGCCCGCTCGGTCGGCGTGAGGCGTCCCGCCGACGTGGGCGTCGAGCAGCGGGGCGGGCCGATCCCGGTGGGGGGCCTGCTGCGCCGCATCGCCTCACCCGCGGGCCTGCTCGTGGGCGACGCGGCCGGCGCGGTGTCGCCGCTGACCGCGGGCGGGCTCGACCCGTGCCTGCGGTTGTCGGACCACGCCGCCGACGTGCTCACCGACGCGCTGCGCACCGGGCGGTCCGACGCGCTGCGGCACTACGACGGCGCCGCGCTGCGGGCCCGCTTCCGCGGCCGGCTGCTGCTGCGCGACGGTCTCGCGCGGGTCCGGGGGTCCCGTCAGGCCGAGGCGGCGTTCGCGGCGCTGCGCACCGGCCCGGGACGCGCGCTCGCCCGCAGGGTGCTGTTCGGGGACGGCTCGTTCCCCGACCCGCGCCCGGTGCCGGTCCCGGTCGGCGCGGTGAGGCGGTGA
- a CDS encoding phage holin family protein encodes MRFLVRVLSTGVAVWLATLVVPGIELGAGGTAEAVWTLLVVSVVIGVVNAVLQPVAKTLGCLLYLLTLGLFGLVVNGLLFWLSGWLSGRLGLPFDVDGFWAAFWGALIVAVVGGIVGAVLRRPLGVER; translated from the coding sequence GTGAGGTTCCTCGTCAGGGTGCTGTCGACCGGGGTCGCCGTGTGGCTCGCGACGCTCGTCGTGCCGGGCATCGAGCTGGGGGCGGGCGGCACGGCCGAGGCGGTGTGGACGCTGCTCGTCGTCTCGGTCGTGATCGGCGTGGTCAACGCCGTGCTGCAGCCCGTGGCGAAGACGCTCGGCTGCCTGCTCTACCTGCTCACGCTCGGCCTGTTCGGGCTCGTCGTCAACGGGCTGCTGTTCTGGCTGTCCGGGTGGCTGTCGGGACGGCTCGGCCTGCCGTTCGACGTCGACGGCTTCTGGGCCGCGTTCTGGGGCGCGCTGATCGTCGCCGTCGTGGGCGGGATCGTCGGCGCGGTCCTGCGCCGCCCGCTCGGCGTCGAGCGCTGA
- a CDS encoding VOC family protein: MTDLLPGAEALGALTVFVLDVEAEAAFCRDALGLTPVLADEQSAVVRLGATLLNMLRADAVGDLVAPARSAAVGETARMLLSLWVDDVDAVCAELGRRGVPLLNGPVDQPWGKRTAAFRSPAGIVWEVAQDL, encoded by the coding sequence GTGACCGACCTGCTGCCCGGCGCCGAGGCCCTCGGCGCCCTCACCGTGTTCGTGCTCGACGTCGAGGCGGAGGCGGCCTTCTGCCGCGACGCTCTCGGGCTGACGCCCGTGCTCGCCGACGAGCAGTCGGCCGTCGTCCGTCTCGGCGCCACGCTGCTCAACATGCTGCGCGCCGACGCCGTCGGCGACCTCGTCGCCCCGGCGCGCTCGGCCGCGGTCGGCGAGACGGCCCGCATGCTCCTCAGCCTCTGGGTCGACGACGTCGACGCGGTCTGCGCCGAGCTCGGCCGTCGCGGCGTCCCGCTGCTCAACGGCCCCGTCGACCAGCCGTGGGGCAAGCGGACCGCGGCGTTCCGCTCCCCGGCGGGCATCGTGTGGGAGGTCGCGCAGGACCTCTGA
- a CDS encoding putative bifunctional diguanylate cyclase/phosphodiesterase encodes MTWRALAALLVVAVLGLVLGAVALERQESRRLFDDLVAEAQLVVDAAVEPGLDRTDPVGDLRAGPHHDRVLAAVDHLVEKGRVVGVQVLGPDGAVLLSDHSDGDPLSADELALLDAVTTRGPQVVFERDEGREPTATVLVRPDVLPVDSGVVVEVLLAQDTVAAALRDTARRLYGASGALVVVMVLVVVGVRRRAVAREHESLHDPLTGLGNRALLGRAAGDLLRRRGPAHEQSALLVLDLDGFKLVNDSLGHAVGDRLLELVARALAGAVRPGDTVVRLGGDEFAVLASRLPTTEAALVVADSVERAVRQPFDVDGVSLEVGVSVGVAVSPADGDDLGTLLRRADVAMYQAKRDGGGSRRYDEAADPHDADQLRLLSDLRTAITEGQLRLYFQPKVAVRESRTVAFEALVRWEHPAHGLLQPAQFVPLAERTALMRPLTWWVLREAVRRCADWQAAGHDVGVAVNISPQTLLDPDLPLTVVDLLAETGLSGSLLELEITETAVMAEPERALDTLRRLQALGVSVAIDDFGAGYTSLSYLKTLPVNSLKIDRRFVTHLLEDARDEAVARSVVMLGHDLGMTVVAEGVETPGVRDRLRELGCDEVQGFLLARPMAADEVDGWLLDQVGPAAVTRDADVATAG; translated from the coding sequence GTGACCTGGCGCGCCCTGGCCGCGCTGCTCGTCGTGGCCGTGCTCGGCCTGGTGCTGGGCGCCGTGGCACTCGAGCGGCAGGAGTCGCGGCGCCTGTTCGACGACCTCGTCGCGGAGGCGCAGCTCGTCGTGGACGCCGCCGTCGAGCCCGGCCTCGACCGCACGGACCCGGTCGGCGACCTGCGCGCCGGCCCCCACCACGACCGAGTCCTCGCCGCAGTCGACCACCTCGTCGAGAAGGGCCGTGTCGTGGGCGTGCAGGTCCTCGGCCCCGACGGCGCGGTGCTGCTGAGCGACCACTCCGACGGCGACCCCCTGAGCGCGGACGAGCTGGCCCTGCTCGACGCCGTGACGACCCGTGGCCCGCAGGTCGTCTTCGAGCGCGACGAGGGACGGGAACCCACGGCCACGGTGCTCGTGCGGCCGGACGTGCTACCGGTCGACAGCGGCGTGGTCGTCGAGGTGCTCCTCGCCCAGGACACCGTGGCCGCTGCGCTGCGCGACACCGCACGCCGGCTGTACGGCGCGTCGGGGGCGCTCGTCGTCGTCATGGTGCTCGTGGTCGTCGGGGTCCGTCGTCGGGCGGTCGCGCGCGAGCACGAGTCGCTCCACGACCCGCTCACCGGCCTCGGCAACCGGGCCTTGCTGGGGCGGGCAGCCGGGGACCTCCTCCGGCGGCGCGGTCCGGCGCACGAGCAGTCCGCCCTCCTCGTGCTGGACCTCGACGGCTTCAAGCTCGTCAACGACAGCCTCGGGCACGCGGTCGGTGACCGGCTGCTGGAGCTGGTCGCGCGTGCGCTCGCCGGTGCCGTCCGACCGGGCGACACCGTGGTCCGGCTCGGGGGCGACGAGTTCGCCGTGCTGGCGAGCCGGCTGCCGACGACCGAGGCCGCGCTCGTCGTGGCGGACTCGGTCGAGCGTGCGGTCCGACAGCCCTTCGACGTCGACGGGGTCTCGCTGGAGGTGGGCGTCAGCGTCGGAGTCGCGGTCAGCCCGGCCGACGGCGACGACCTCGGCACGCTGCTGCGGCGCGCGGACGTCGCCATGTACCAGGCCAAGCGAGACGGCGGCGGCAGCCGCCGCTACGACGAGGCGGCCGACCCGCACGACGCCGACCAGCTCCGGCTGCTGTCGGACCTCCGGACCGCCATCACCGAGGGTCAGCTCCGCCTGTACTTCCAGCCCAAGGTGGCGGTGCGGGAGAGCCGCACCGTCGCCTTCGAGGCGCTCGTGCGCTGGGAGCACCCGGCCCACGGCCTGCTGCAGCCCGCGCAGTTCGTGCCGCTGGCGGAGCGGACGGCGCTCATGCGGCCCCTGACGTGGTGGGTGCTGCGCGAGGCGGTCCGCCGGTGCGCCGACTGGCAGGCCGCCGGACACGACGTCGGCGTGGCCGTCAACATCTCTCCGCAGACGCTCCTCGACCCCGACCTGCCCCTCACGGTCGTCGACCTGCTCGCGGAGACCGGTCTGTCCGGGTCGCTGCTCGAGCTGGAGATCACCGAGACGGCGGTGATGGCCGAGCCCGAGCGGGCGCTGGACACGCTGCGACGGCTCCAGGCGCTCGGCGTCTCCGTGGCCATCGACGACTTCGGCGCCGGCTACACCAGCCTGTCGTACCTCAAGACGCTGCCCGTCAACAGCCTCAAGATCGACCGCCGCTTCGTCACCCACCTGCTCGAGGACGCGCGCGACGAGGCGGTAGCACGCTCGGTCGTCATGCTGGGGCACGACCTCGGCATGACGGTCGTCGCCGAGGGCGTCGAGACGCCCGGGGTCCGTGACCGGCTGCGCGAGCTCGGGTGCGACGAGGTGCAGGGGTTCCTGCTGGCCAGGCCGATGGCCGCCGACGAGGTCGACGGCTGGCTGCTCGACCAGGTGGGTCCCGCGGCCGTGACCCGCGACGCGGACGTCGCCACCGCCGGCTGA
- a CDS encoding potassium channel family protein — protein sequence MSTAAQVVLTVLGAVTVAAVLRDIFLTIFHPSGQGRVATAVLRGTWAVTGLRDGRLRRVSGPAGLVLVIVAWTGGTALGWSLVYLPHVPEGLSYGPTLLSDLRSQVVDAAYFSLVTLATLGYGDLVPQQAWLRLVAPLQALTGFALITAAVSWVQQVYPALGRRRALAVRLDGLRSCAAADRVARLEGTAALGLLEPLSGELARVQVDLVQHPESYFFQDATDDESLAATVGYVPALARAARHAPAEETRLAGELLERSADGLARALVDQGLLRRHVEGTGEDGAVAARDVFRAYAVDHGRAG from the coding sequence GTGAGCACCGCCGCGCAGGTGGTGCTCACCGTCCTCGGCGCCGTCACGGTCGCGGCGGTGCTCCGCGACATCTTCCTCACGATCTTCCACCCGAGCGGGCAGGGTCGCGTCGCCACGGCCGTCCTGCGCGGCACGTGGGCGGTCACCGGCCTCCGTGACGGGCGGCTACGCCGGGTCAGCGGGCCGGCCGGCCTCGTCCTCGTGATCGTGGCCTGGACCGGCGGCACGGCGCTCGGCTGGTCGCTCGTGTACCTGCCGCACGTGCCCGAGGGCCTGTCGTACGGGCCGACGCTCCTGTCGGACCTGCGCTCGCAGGTCGTCGACGCCGCGTACTTCTCGCTCGTCACCCTGGCGACGCTCGGCTACGGCGACCTCGTGCCGCAGCAGGCGTGGCTGCGCCTCGTCGCGCCGCTGCAGGCGCTGACGGGCTTCGCCCTCATCACGGCCGCGGTGTCGTGGGTGCAGCAGGTGTACCCGGCGCTGGGCCGGCGTCGCGCGCTCGCGGTGCGGCTCGACGGGCTGCGCTCGTGCGCGGCAGCCGACCGTGTGGCGCGGCTGGAGGGCACCGCGGCCCTCGGCCTGCTGGAGCCGCTGTCGGGCGAGCTCGCCCGCGTGCAGGTCGACCTCGTCCAGCACCCGGAGTCGTACTTCTTCCAGGACGCGACGGACGACGAGAGCCTCGCGGCGACCGTCGGCTACGTACCCGCGCTCGCGCGCGCAGCCCGTCACGCGCCCGCCGAGGAGACGCGACTGGCCGGTGAGCTGCTCGAGCGCTCGGCGGACGGCCTCGCCCGCGCCCTCGTGGACCAGGGTCTGCTGCGCCGGCACGTCGAGGGGACGGGTGAGGACGGGGCGGTGGCGGCGCGCGACGTCTTCCGCGCCTACGCCGTCGACCACGGCCGCGCCGGCTGA
- a CDS encoding mechanosensitive ion channel family protein has translation MTEPLNAAWVTVADFVPRLVAFLLILVVGWVLARLLAKAVDKVLERVGFDRAVERGGIARALQRSRYDASTIVSKLVFYALLLLVLQLAFGVFGPNPVSELLTGIIAFLPRLVVAIVIVVVAAAIASAVKDLIAGTLGGLSYGRALATIASVFIIGIGVIAALNQVGIATTVTTPVLIAVLATIGGILVVGVGGGLVRPMQSRWEGYLDTAGRETENVKREVERTRADRAAEAALEQQRSEQREAQERAAQEREAEARRAHEEEQARQAERARQAEQEGRGEPVRGGQERDAGSGAYAAGYGAREDAYEEQGGDAWGEPREGAYQGRREGSYDTAGDSGYDNAYGGGYGSGYGSYEDLERPRAEQEDRREVDLTDDATQPQEQQDRRW, from the coding sequence ATGACAGAGCCCCTGAACGCCGCCTGGGTGACGGTCGCGGACTTCGTGCCCCGGCTCGTCGCGTTCCTTCTCATCCTCGTCGTGGGCTGGGTCCTCGCCCGCCTGCTCGCCAAGGCCGTCGACAAGGTGCTCGAGCGCGTCGGCTTCGACCGCGCCGTCGAGCGCGGCGGCATCGCCCGCGCCCTGCAGCGCAGCCGCTACGACGCCTCGACCATCGTGTCGAAGCTCGTCTTCTACGCGCTGCTGCTGCTCGTGCTGCAGCTGGCCTTCGGGGTCTTCGGGCCCAACCCGGTGAGCGAGCTGTTGACGGGCATCATCGCGTTCCTGCCGCGCCTCGTCGTCGCCATCGTCATCGTCGTCGTGGCGGCCGCCATCGCCTCCGCGGTGAAGGACCTCATCGCCGGCACGCTCGGCGGCCTGTCCTACGGCCGCGCCCTCGCGACCATCGCGAGCGTCTTCATCATCGGCATCGGCGTCATCGCCGCCCTCAACCAGGTCGGCATCGCCACCACCGTGACCACCCCCGTCCTCATCGCCGTCCTCGCCACGATCGGCGGCATCCTCGTGGTCGGCGTGGGTGGTGGCCTCGTGCGCCCCATGCAGTCGCGCTGGGAGGGCTACCTCGACACCGCCGGCCGCGAGACCGAGAACGTCAAGCGCGAGGTCGAGCGCACCCGCGCGGACCGCGCGGCCGAGGCGGCGCTGGAGCAGCAGCGTTCCGAGCAGCGGGAGGCCCAGGAGCGCGCCGCCCAGGAGCGCGAGGCCGAGGCGCGTCGGGCGCACGAGGAGGAGCAGGCCCGGCAGGCCGAGCGGGCACGGCAGGCCGAGCAGGAGGGCCGGGGCGAGCCGGTCCGGGGCGGGCAGGAGCGCGACGCCGGCTCCGGCGCGTACGCCGCGGGCTACGGCGCGCGCGAGGACGCGTACGAGGAGCAGGGCGGCGACGCCTGGGGCGAGCCCCGGGAGGGGGCCTACCAGGGGCGGCGCGAGGGTTCCTACGACACCGCCGGCGACAGCGGGTACGACAACGCGTACGGCGGCGGGTACGGCAGCGGGTACGGCAGCTACGAGGACCTCGAGCGGCCGCGGGCGGAGCAGGAGGACCGGCGCGAGGTCGACCTCACCGACGACGCCACCCAGCCTCAGGAGCAGCAGGACCGTCGGTGGTGA
- a CDS encoding SpoIIE family protein phosphatase: MTSGSPAAADAVVLGVLGADADDAALRGAVDLVLASPLPMSYAHGPELRMLYNAAFAELLGTAHPAAYGAPAAQVLGDVWQRGWQHGADGVVREGRGVLEHVDRGERTWTRSHSPVRAADGRVTGILTVAVETTQGRSVIDRLGRLAAELSEALTLDDVVRALLRHAVAQPGPTYARVWLEEPARGGWTTARRLAADVSDPAAERLPLMWSAPTPRPDARVAAVAERGEPVWLEEMGAGEVAPPDVPTLDGVVELDAADRALRSVALLPLGTGPDGPRGLLSLGREVPGPFSTDERALMTSAAALAGRALVRARLFEEQRGTGWLLQRSLLPDRLPAPDGVLVEGRHEPASSASAATEVGGAFYDAVSVGDGRLALLVGDVVGRGVPATVLMGQARAALRALALVDPSPSAVLHEGDRVFRSLSEASEAASEDGSLTLVYALVDLTEDCVRIASAGHPTPVLRRRDGSTEQLACDVGPPLGVPGERPVTTVELSAGDLLVLYSDGLLERPGETVAEAMGHVVDTVAAVRAADPFEVGSRLLDGHDGARETAVLALGRTTAPHSTARTTLPGDATAPRTARSWLRAQLRGWHATSREDDLEAALTEVVTNVVLHAGTSGTLTARHGEGRVWVEVVDRGRRGEAQAQDVADDATRGRGLTLVDGLVDAWGVQRTTAGHRVWFEVHDGGAPPA; the protein is encoded by the coding sequence ATGACGTCCGGCAGTCCTGCCGCTGCGGACGCCGTGGTCCTCGGTGTGCTCGGCGCCGACGCGGACGACGCGGCGCTCCGTGGTGCCGTCGACCTCGTCCTCGCCTCGCCGCTGCCCATGTCGTACGCGCACGGCCCCGAGCTGCGCATGCTGTACAACGCCGCCTTCGCCGAGCTGCTCGGCACGGCCCACCCCGCCGCGTACGGCGCGCCCGCGGCGCAGGTGCTCGGCGACGTCTGGCAGCGCGGCTGGCAGCACGGCGCCGACGGGGTCGTGCGGGAGGGCCGCGGCGTGCTCGAGCACGTCGACCGGGGCGAGCGGACGTGGACCCGGTCGCACTCGCCGGTCCGGGCCGCCGACGGCCGGGTCACGGGCATCCTCACCGTCGCGGTCGAGACGACGCAGGGCCGCTCGGTCATCGACCGGCTCGGCCGGCTCGCCGCGGAGCTGTCGGAGGCGCTGACCCTCGACGACGTCGTGCGCGCGCTCCTCCGGCACGCCGTCGCCCAGCCGGGGCCCACCTACGCGCGGGTGTGGCTCGAGGAGCCGGCCCGCGGCGGCTGGACGACCGCTCGCCGGCTCGCGGCGGACGTCTCCGACCCGGCCGCCGAGCGGCTCCCCCTCATGTGGTCCGCGCCGACGCCGCGCCCCGACGCGCGCGTCGCGGCGGTCGCGGAACGGGGCGAGCCCGTGTGGCTGGAGGAGATGGGCGCGGGCGAGGTCGCCCCGCCCGACGTGCCGACCCTCGACGGGGTCGTCGAGCTCGACGCCGCCGACCGGGCGCTGCGCAGCGTCGCCCTGCTCCCCCTCGGCACCGGCCCGGACGGCCCGCGCGGGCTGCTGAGCCTCGGGCGCGAGGTGCCGGGTCCGTTCAGCACCGACGAGCGGGCCCTCATGACCTCCGCGGCCGCCCTCGCCGGCCGCGCCCTCGTGCGCGCCCGGCTCTTCGAGGAGCAGCGCGGCACCGGCTGGCTCCTGCAGCGCAGCCTGCTGCCGGACCGCCTGCCCGCGCCGGACGGCGTGCTCGTGGAGGGCCGGCACGAGCCCGCCTCGAGCGCCTCCGCCGCGACCGAGGTCGGCGGCGCCTTCTACGACGCCGTCTCGGTCGGGGACGGTCGGCTCGCCCTGCTCGTCGGTGACGTCGTCGGTCGAGGGGTCCCCGCGACGGTGCTCATGGGCCAGGCACGGGCCGCGCTGCGCGCGCTCGCGCTCGTCGACCCGTCACCCTCCGCCGTGCTGCACGAGGGGGACCGCGTGTTCCGCAGCCTCAGCGAGGCGAGCGAGGCCGCGAGCGAGGACGGCTCCCTCACGCTCGTGTACGCGCTCGTCGACCTCACCGAGGACTGCGTGCGGATCGCCTCGGCTGGGCACCCGACGCCGGTGCTCCGGCGTCGCGACGGCTCGACGGAGCAGCTGGCGTGCGACGTCGGCCCGCCGCTGGGGGTGCCGGGCGAGCGCCCGGTCACGACGGTGGAGCTCTCGGCGGGCGACCTGCTCGTCCTGTACTCCGACGGGCTACTGGAGCGGCCCGGGGAGACCGTCGCCGAGGCGATGGGCCACGTCGTCGACACGGTGGCCGCGGTGCGCGCCGCCGACCCCTTCGAGGTCGGCAGCCGCCTGCTCGACGGCCACGACGGGGCGCGCGAGACGGCCGTCCTCGCCCTCGGCCGGACGACGGCCCCGCACTCGACCGCCCGCACGACCCTGCCGGGCGACGCGACCGCGCCCCGCACCGCGCGCAGCTGGCTGCGGGCGCAGCTGCGAGGCTGGCACGCCACCTCGCGCGAGGACGACCTCGAGGCCGCCCTCACCGAGGTCGTGACGAACGTCGTGCTGCACGCCGGCACGAGCGGCACCCTCACCGCCCGTCACGGCGAGGGCCGGGTGTGGGTGGAGGTCGTCGACCGGGGCCGCCGCGGCGAGGCGCAGGCGCAGGACGTCGCCGACGACGCGACGAGGGGACGCGGCCTCACCCTCGTCGACGGGCTCGTCGACGCCTGGGGCGTGCAGCGCACGACGGCGGGGCACCGGGTGTGGTTCGAGGTGCACGACGGCGGCGCCCCGCCCGCGTGA